A region of the Dioscorea cayenensis subsp. rotundata cultivar TDr96_F1 unplaced genomic scaffold, TDr96_F1_v2_PseudoChromosome.rev07_lg8_w22 25.fasta BLBR01001751.1, whole genome shotgun sequence genome:
CGTCTCCTTTCCAGATTCTCAAGGGTAAGGATCTTGTCTTTCCAAACAAGCCAGCTGAAGATATTGATTGTCAAGGGGCAatgttttttccaaaaaaacttcGCCACATTGCAACGCATCCCACCATCATTGAGAAAGTTGTAGTAAGATTTCACCGAGAACGAACCATTTCCTGAAAAAGCCCAACATTTACTGTCTCTCTCCTCCCGATTGCGCGATCTCCAATGAACTCGAACCTGGGCAACATCATTATCCTCCGAAAAAGGATCATCCTCCAACAAGTGAGCAAGTTCCATGAAAGGGAGTTCTACTCGTCACTATCTCTCAAGAGGTTAGGCCATTGATACATTGGAGCCCTACCATTAAGCCAACGATCCTTCCGAAAAAGCGCCTCATTTCCGAGTTGATAACACTTGTTATGCCGCCTCGGAACGCTGGAAGGCCACTAATCACCCCTCCGTAAGAACGAAACTCCCGTCCTCTATGGGTAGGGAAGCAAATTCCTCCACGATACCCCCATAGTTAAATAAAAGAATCTCCGCCCCACCCCGCTTAGGATCATTCGTAACCTTCCAACTCCATTTCCCTAACGATGCTTGGTTGAAATTAAGGAGATCCAAGATCCCCCAACCCCCCTTGATCACGCCGACCTACATAAGCTCTTTCCAATTCACAAGTCTACACCCACGGCTTATCAAGGTTAGGGTCCCCGACCACAGGAAATCTCTGCGCACACGATCTATGCCTTTGATAACCCACTCAGGTAGCTTGTAAATGGACATCCAAAAAGTGGGTAGGGCGGATAAGATAGAGTTAACCAATGTCAGCCGTCCACCAAAGGACAAATGTCTGACCTTCCAAGGGGAAAGCCGGCTACGCACCTTAGCAATAATCCCCTCCCAGTCCTGCTTACGAGGTCTATGGCCCGAAATTGGGAGACCCAAGTAAGTGACAGGAAGAAGCCCAGAAGCACAGCTCAAGGTAGCCGACGCCGAAACATCAAGGAGGTATCCCACTCTAGTCGAATATAAACAAGTCTTGGCATAGTTTGCTTGTAGACCCGTCATCCCTTCAAAAAGGTATAAACAAGTCTTACTAACCATAATCATACTTATGTTTTGTgtacatatatagatattttaaaattaaattaactattattattaattgttattattattttatacataataaatatattactttattattatttaatatatataattttattttattgatgatttttttaaaagaatcatttatgttttaaaaaaattgtatttaactGTAAAATTAAAAGGTGATCACTTGTTCTTTTAACGTGCTCTAATTAAACTCTTGATATGGTGATGGAAATTTTGGGAAACATAACCCACAAGTTTTCATGTAATGCCAAGTGAGGCCGCACGGGTCCCTGAGATGCTATAGTTGCCATTGCAGCACACCGACCGTCTAGCTCACCCCAGATCAAATTCTTGATTTGATTATGCAAACTGGGTTAAACTTAACCTAAAGTCCAATTTgtcgggtaaatttttttagcaagTCATTAAaatttggctcattttcactttgatcaacttcaatttgtatcaatttggtcattcaactttaatttgatttcaactaGGTAATAAATCGAGGATTCAAATCCCCTAATTGATTACATGACTGTCTAAAAATCTAAGTCAGTCCTTTcattgacacattattaagtctattagaggTGTCCACGCCATCGAAAAGGAGCctacatcattcatttggagtTTGAAATCTCGATTGACTACcaaagtgaaataaaattaaaattgagtgaccaaattgatataaattgaagttcagtgatcaaagtgagaatgagccaaagtttactgacttactaaaaaatttatgacCTTTGAAAGCATCTCTTAGAACTTATGTTACAGAAAACTGGAGAGATTCTAATGTCTTgtcatttttttgtaatatttggcTTAAAgaaaatgattgtatttttaattaaaaaaactataccTTATCAATGATTATCATGAAAATTAATCACATATTTGTATTGTGGTTCTCCGCAGTTCCTGAAAAAAAAAGGGTGAAGTTCGAAGATTCCATACACAGCTATCCGTTGCAGCTTAGAGTCCCACTTAGAATCAACCGGTGTGAGTGATCCCTACAAGGAGATTCTACCCAGGAAACCGGCTAGTTGTTTTCTATTTCAAGATCAGTTCTTCCAGGGTTgcttttctcttcaaaattttGCTTTCTTGGTTTTGTTGGCCATCTATCATTAGTGGATCtttttctatttgtattttgatgtatttttcttgtcttttctgTTCTCTTGCTTTAGTTTTCCTTGTTCTTATCtgtttgtatctttttggttcATTAATGAatatatccatttttttaatgtccAATCTGAACTTAGGTGTCTACTGTACATGAATGTGATGGCTAgagccatttttaaaaatagaattaccATAGGATTATttaggtaattttaaaaaaaatctaggccGTGTTaggaaaaaaaccctaaatttttctaaaatatgaaatatctaGCTAAACTTCCTAAAAAGTTATGGGCcccaaataaaaagtttttgtcCATATCATCCCTCTCCACGCAtgtgatttcatttcatcatctCATTGCAAACCTTGGCACTACTTTGCAATACACCATAATTTCTCCATCTTCTTGGCCTCAATGTTTCTCCTTGTTCTCCTATTGATCACACCTTCTACCAATGCAAAATGTTCGTTTCCGGCAATCTTCAACTTTGGGGACTCAAACTCAGATACCGGAGGTTTCTGGGCTGCCTTCCCGGCTGAAAGGTACCCGTTTGGTATGACATACTTCAAGAAACCATCTGGTCGTGCTTCCGACGGCCGCCTTGTCATCGATTTCTTAGGTAACTAACAATGCTGTAAatcttgcaaattatttatataatgcaaaaaattcacaaatttagTTATACTATATGACatgttgtatatatatgtatgtgtgttatTCAGCTCAAGGTCTTGGAATGCCATTTATAAGCCCTTATCTGCAATCCATTGGGACCAACTTCAGACATGGAGCTAACTTTGCAACACTTGCTTCCACTGTGTTACTCCCAAACACCTCTCTTTTTGTTAGTGGAATCAGTCCTTTCTCTTTAGCTATTCAACTTAACCAGATGAAGGAGTTCCGGACTAGAGTCCTTGAAATCAATCCTCAaggtataataataataataataataataataataataataataataacaacaacaactactTATTGATCGACTAGCATAGGGATGAATTCATATCCAATTAATTTCACAGGTAATAATCATCGTCTTCCACCAAAGGACATCTTCAGTAAATCACTCTACATCTTTGACATTGGCCAGAATGACTTCACTGGCAACTTGGCAGCCCTTGGCATCCTAGGTGTCAAACAATACCTCCCTCAAGTTGCCTCACAGATTGCATATACAATTAAGGTAACACAAGCCAAGCCTTTAAATGTTGTTATACTGGCGCACGGCTCTGATATCATATTAGATGTAAATCCAGGACATATACAGTGAGCTTGGAGGAAGAACTTTCATGGTGTTCAACCTTGCACCAATAGGATGCTTCCCTGCTTTCCTCACAGAGTTACCTCACAACACCTCAGACTTGGACATGTATGGCTGCATGATGTCCTACAACAATGCAGTGCTGGACTACAACCTTATGCTGAAGGACACACTCTCCCAAATAAGAGATCAACTCCCTGATGCTACCCTTGTTTATGTTGACACTCACTCTGTTAAGCTTAAGCTCTTTCAACACCCCAAAGATCACGGTTTgcttaattttactttttgttcTATTGTGAATGTTTATATCTAAGTCACTTAGTAAACCTTTTGGGTTCAATTTCAGGGTTACTTTATGGGACTAAAGCTTGTTGTGGTTATGGAGGTGAGAGTATAATTTCAATAGAAAAAGTATATTGTGGGAATAGCAAGATAATTGATGGGAAACATGTTACTGCAAATGCTTGTAAAGACCCAGACAAGTATGTGAGCTGGGATGGGATTCATGCAACTGAAGCAGCTAACAAACTTGTGGCATGGGCTGTGTTAAATGGATCCATTTCAGACCCTGTCTTTCCTTTGTTCTAAGTTCTGCGGCCAGAAACCAATTAAGTATTAATGAAATCAGTGTAAACGCAGAAGCTGTATCTATCaagttattttcatattactTGAATAATAAAAGGTTTGATTATGCACATGTGTCCTTTGTGATGTTTAtgattgtgttatttttctGGAGAAATATTATGGCATATCTCGAGTTAGTTTATcttgatattgtttttttgttaaaaaattgatgaaaatatttCTCTAATCAATTGGaactatatatgattttttaaaaattaagacttattcttaaaaaaaattaaaacttaattggTGACGGAGAAGCTGGAGAATTCGGTCAATGCAGTGAAGCAAAGCTTGAAATTTTTGGGATCTTGAGCGTGCTGGTAATACGAGAGATTCTGATGAGCCAACGTCCAACCTAAGCTTCAGGTAATCACCTCGTCTATTATGGTACTGTGCCAACTTGGGGGAAGACTCAGCTGTATCTACTTCTAGGATGgtactgtttttttttgtttttgagtagtttttatttgttctgTTTGAGTGTCTCAATTGTTAGTGGACTCAATATTAGTTTTCTCTCCTCCTGTATTTTATATAACTTACATGTAGTTCATATGCATCCATTTtctttggaaaagaaaattcacAACTTAACTAAACCAATCAGATGTGGTTACTGACTGAGTAGACCTATATTACTTTTTAGGGTAAACTACATGTTTAGTCATTAAACTATTTGCGTTTTCCTAATCtggtcactaaactaaaaaaaatttcaattgggtcACTAACGTTACCATTTTCTTCAAATCAAGTCACTCACCTCAATGTCGTTACCCTGATGTTGAGCTGGCATGCCATCTCACTAGACACGTGTCAAATTTTTTCCTTGGGTTGTTGATGTGGAATTCCACTTCAGTAATGAACTTCAAGTGATGCTTTAACTGTCCACATAGGCATCATACTTCTCCTTTGTTTTCCATGCATGGCTTTACTGAACCAGAGAGCTTGAGGCCAAATATCCTTTATTACTTCCTCCATCTCTTCTCTCGAAACCCTAAGAAGATGTCGCCAAACCGGGTGATCATGCCTTCTCATGAGCGATGGCCAAAGCGGTGGCACTACGGATAAGTAGAGAACATGATCTCCGGTCGATAAAATGAGAACGATGGAGATCTCATCATATTCATCATGATCTCCTTCACTTCTCTGAAACGCAGTCCACTTCACCACCACCTTGTTGGTGATTAGAATGCACAGTCAACCTCGCCACCCGCCTCGTCATCACCAAGCTATGGCTCTGTAGCTAAAGGTACAAGATTTGGACCCTTTCCACTCACGATAGCCACTGCAAGCACCATCGCTCTTCCTCTTCTTCGATGTTGCCACCACCACTGCCTTGAGAGCCATCTCCCTTGCCCTCGTTCTCACCTCTCCAACCTCCGGCGAGATCTCCATCTTCCCGTACCTTCTCATCTTGTTTTAATTCTCATTTTCTCACGAGATGTGATCAGATCTCAGATATAGCGTTTGtagaaaaacacacacacacacatccaaACTATCACACATCTATATAATATGTACTCATTTATTTATCCaataattaatatcatattCATACATGAGCACAAGCATGTGTCAAAGATGGCACAAGAACATAATAACccttaaaaacaatttattcttattattttcatattcatatgtgcatgcatgcatgcaagccTTCAATAAGGGCAACATCCCCTAACATTCCCTAGAGGTTTATGATTATAGATGATGAAGATGCCACCATTGTTACAATTGGCATGAGCACACCCAATTCTATTTGAGTCCCTCCAAACTATTTGAGTGTAATGTTTGCACACCCTCCCAGTAGGTGGGCAAGTATTGTTGGGTAGTCATAGTATTGTTTTCTCTAACACCCATGAATTCACAACATCTCTTGTTGTTTACCAGTCCAAGAAACACATAAGATGTTGTCACCATAAGATGTTCTCTGGCTGATTTATCTCTTATCTATAGTGTCATTGCTTTGTCACTTGTCTCATTTGAAGACATGATCTCCAGTGGACGACATCTTCTTAGGGTTTTCGTAGAAGAAAAGCGAAGGAAATGATGAAGGAAATTTGACTTCAAGACTCTTTGGTTCAGTGAAACTATGGAAAGCAAAGGGGAAAGTATGATGCTGATGTGGCCAGTTAACAACCAAAGAAAAAGTCCAACAAGTGTTAGGTAAGGTGGCGCCACTTTCGAAAGATCAAGGTAGCTAGCTATAGGCGAGTGACTTGATTGTAAGGAAATGCTGACGTTCGTGAcccatttgaaattttttttagtttagtgaccaGATTAGGAAAACAcgaatagtttagtgactaaacaTGTAGTTTACCCTACTTTTTAATGGATTTCGTCAATTCAACTGcgtcttctcttttattttatccaGCTCGATTAGTGTGGCTTTAGGTGTGCATTACTctagtgatattttttttataaggtggataaaccacatgcattaa
Encoded here:
- the LOC120256946 gene encoding GDSL esterase/lipase At4g01130-like — translated: MFLLVLLLITPSTNAKCSFPAIFNFGDSNSDTGGFWAAFPAERYPFGMTYFKKPSGRASDGRLVIDFLAQGLGMPFISPYLQSIGTNFRHGANFATLASTVLLPNTSLFVSGISPFSLAIQLNQMKEFRTRVLEINPQGNNHRLPPKDIFSKSLYIFDIGQNDFTGNLAALGILGVKQYLPQVASQIAYTIKDIYSELGGRTFMVFNLAPIGCFPAFLTELPHNTSDLDMYGCMMSYNNAVLDYNLMLKDTLSQIRDQLPDATLVYVDTHSVKLKLFQHPKDHGLLYGTKACCGYGGESIISIEKVYCGNSKIIDGKHVTANACKDPDKYVSWDGIHATEAANKLVAWAVLNGSISDPVFPLF